A stretch of Mesorhizobium sp. M2A.F.Ca.ET.046.03.2.1 DNA encodes these proteins:
- the pcaD gene encoding 3-oxoadipate enol-lactonase, producing MPFVSIGGVALHHRHIEAAGSSRPIIFINSLGTDFRIWDDVVARLAGEMPMLVYDKRGHGLSDIGSGVRSINDHVDDLLGLIDHFGFGKVVLYGLSVGGLIAQRLYNRHPKCVEALILSDTAHKIGTAESWNTRIATVERDGIEVIADGIMKVWFTPEFHAKRSAELAGCRNMLTRQALPGYIGTCMAVRDADLTDAARRIAAPTLCIVGDQDGSTPPDLVRSLAGLIPGARFEVIRDAAHIPCIEQPEALVTLIRDFVASLPEGKSAHG from the coding sequence GTGCCATTCGTCAGCATAGGCGGCGTCGCGCTGCATCACCGCCATATCGAGGCGGCCGGCTCGTCGCGTCCGATCATCTTCATCAATTCGCTCGGCACCGACTTCCGGATATGGGACGATGTCGTCGCGCGGCTTGCCGGGGAAATGCCTATGCTGGTCTACGACAAGCGCGGTCACGGGCTTTCCGATATCGGCAGCGGCGTGCGATCGATTAACGACCATGTCGACGACCTGTTGGGCCTTATCGATCATTTCGGCTTCGGAAAGGTGGTGCTCTACGGCCTGTCGGTCGGCGGCCTGATCGCGCAGAGGCTCTATAACCGCCATCCCAAATGTGTGGAGGCGCTGATCCTCAGCGACACCGCGCATAAAATAGGCACCGCAGAGAGCTGGAACACGCGCATCGCCACCGTCGAGCGCGACGGCATCGAGGTGATCGCCGACGGCATCATGAAAGTGTGGTTCACACCGGAGTTCCATGCGAAGCGCTCGGCCGAACTTGCCGGCTGCCGCAACATGCTGACCCGGCAGGCGCTGCCCGGCTATATCGGCACCTGCATGGCCGTGCGCGACGCCGATCTCACCGACGCGGCGCGGCGTATCGCGGCGCCGACGCTTTGCATTGTCGGCGATCAGGACGGCTCGACGCCACCCGACCTCGTCCGCTCATTAGCCGGCCTGATCCCCGGCGCGCGTTTCGAGGTGATCCGCGATGCCGCGCATATCCCGTGCATCGAGCAGCCCGAAGCGCTCGTCACCTTGATCCGCGATTTCGTCGCCTCGTTGCCGGAGGGAAAGTCTGCTCATGGATGA
- the pcaC gene encoding 4-carboxymuconolactone decarboxylase, translating into MDDVTKNRYRTGLEVRRSVLGDPHVDRAEDTATDFDRPFQQLITEAAWGTVWARPNWSKRERSIVTLALLAALGHDEEVAMHVRATANTGATRDDICEAFLHVAIYAGVPAANRAFKIAKEVFAQMDGAKAAHG; encoded by the coding sequence ATGGATGATGTCACGAAGAACCGCTACCGGACCGGTCTCGAGGTCCGGCGCTCCGTGCTCGGCGATCCCCATGTCGACCGCGCCGAGGATACCGCCACGGATTTCGACCGGCCGTTCCAGCAACTGATCACCGAAGCTGCCTGGGGAACGGTGTGGGCACGGCCCAACTGGTCAAAGCGCGAGCGCTCGATCGTGACGCTGGCGCTGCTTGCGGCACTCGGCCATGACGAGGAAGTCGCCATGCATGTGCGCGCCACCGCCAATACAGGCGCCACGCGAGACGACATCTGCGAGGCCTTCCTGCATGTCGCGATCTATGCCGGCGTGCCGGCCGCCAATCGCGCCTTCAAGATCGCCAAGGAAGTGTTCGCGCAGATGGACGGAGCCAAGGCCGCCCATGGCTGA
- the pcaH gene encoding protocatechuate 3,4-dioxygenase subunit beta produces the protein MAESGSNRAPETGAFFQRDRQWHPPAFTPNYKSSVLRSPQKALLSFDNTLSELTGPVFGHAMLGELDSDLIHNFARPGESAIGERIIVHGRVLDERGKSVPGVLLEFWQANAGGRYRHKKDGYLAPLDPNFGGCGRTITGEDGGYAFRTVRPGPYPWPNGPNDWRPAHIHFSVFGHGFAQRLITQMYFEGDPLIWRCPIVGGISNKAAVEALIAALDTQSTIPMDALAYKFDIVLRGRRSTLFENRPEGN, from the coding sequence ATGGCTGAGTCCGGCTCCAACCGCGCGCCGGAAACCGGCGCCTTCTTCCAGCGCGACCGCCAGTGGCACCCGCCGGCCTTCACGCCGAACTACAAGAGCTCGGTGCTGCGCTCGCCGCAGAAAGCGCTGCTATCGTTCGACAACACGCTGTCGGAACTGACCGGCCCGGTGTTCGGGCACGCGATGCTGGGCGAGCTCGACAGCGACCTGATCCACAATTTCGCCAGGCCCGGCGAGAGCGCCATCGGCGAGCGCATCATCGTCCATGGACGCGTTCTCGACGAGCGCGGCAAGAGCGTGCCCGGCGTGCTGCTCGAATTCTGGCAGGCCAATGCGGGCGGCCGCTACCGTCACAAGAAGGACGGCTATCTCGCGCCGCTCGATCCGAATTTCGGCGGCTGCGGCCGCACGATCACCGGCGAGGATGGCGGCTATGCCTTTCGCACCGTCAGGCCCGGACCCTATCCGTGGCCGAACGGTCCGAACGACTGGCGGCCGGCGCATATCCATTTTTCAGTGTTCGGCCACGGCTTCGCGCAGCGGCTGATCACGCAGATGTATTTCGAAGGCGATCCGCTGATCTGGCGTTGCCCGATCGTCGGCGGCATTTCCAACAAGGCCGCGGTCGAGGCGCTGATCGCCGCGCTCGACACGCAGTCGACCATCCCGATGGATGCGCTCGCCTACAAGTTCGACATCGTGCTGCGCGGGCGCCGCTCGACGCTGTTCGAGAACAGGCCGGAGGGCAATTGA
- the pcaG gene encoding protocatechuate 3,4-dioxygenase subunit alpha has protein sequence MAQSLDQLKESPSQTAGPYVHIGLTPNFCGIGGVYASDLGSTMLNDETKGERIDLRIRVLDGTGTPLKDALIEIWQADASGLYNSPAEMRGAADPNFLGWGRQPTDMETGICRFQTIKPGRVPFRDGRLMAPHITLWIVARGINTGLHTRLYFADEEKANAEDPILARIEHRLRVPTLIAERQGDTYVFDIHLQGEKETVFFDS, from the coding sequence ATGGCGCAGTCGCTCGACCAACTGAAGGAGAGCCCTTCGCAGACCGCCGGCCCTTATGTGCATATCGGGCTGACGCCGAATTTCTGCGGCATCGGCGGCGTCTATGCGAGCGACCTCGGCTCGACGATGCTCAACGATGAGACCAAGGGCGAGCGCATCGATCTCCGAATCCGAGTGCTCGACGGTACCGGCACGCCTCTCAAGGATGCGCTGATCGAGATCTGGCAGGCGGATGCCAGCGGGCTTTACAACTCGCCCGCGGAGATGCGCGGCGCGGCCGACCCGAATTTCCTTGGCTGGGGCCGGCAGCCGACCGACATGGAAACAGGTATCTGCCGGTTCCAGACAATCAAACCGGGCCGCGTGCCGTTTCGCGACGGCCGGCTGATGGCGCCGCACATCACGCTGTGGATCGTGGCGCGCGGCATCAATACCGGCCTGCACACCCGGCTCTATTTTGCGGACGAGGAAAAGGCAAATGCCGAGGATCCGATCCTTGCCCGCATCGAGCATCGCTTGCGCGTGCCGACGCTGATCGCCGAACGCCAGGGCGATACTTACGTCTTCGACATCCACTTGCAGGGCGAAAAGGAGACGGTCTTCTTCGACAGCTGA
- a CDS encoding 3-carboxy-cis,cis-muconate cycloisomerase, which translates to MTVSPFDHPLLSGLLGDEEAARHFSLEADLDAMLTFERALAEAEAEHGVIPRDVAVAIVKALASFRPDTAKLRAGVARDGVVVPELVGQVKAAVGAPHDAYVHFGATSQDVVDTSLMLRLRQAVDHIGLLLGENVVRLTGLELEFGERQFMATTRMQPAIPITVTNRTASWRAPLERHQQRLAEISGGLLALQFGGAAGTLEKLGDKATAVRAALAAKLGLADTPQWHSQRDALAEFASWLSLVTGSLGKFGQDVALMAEVGSDIKLSGGGGSSAMPHKQNPVKAEALVALARFNAVQLSGMHQALVHEQERSGAAWTLEWLILPQMVVATAAALRLAAELTAQIESLGH; encoded by the coding sequence ATGACCGTTTCGCCCTTCGATCATCCGCTGCTTTCCGGCCTGCTCGGCGACGAGGAGGCGGCGCGGCATTTCTCCCTGGAAGCGGACCTCGATGCGATGCTCACCTTCGAGCGGGCACTGGCTGAAGCCGAGGCTGAACACGGCGTCATCCCACGCGATGTCGCGGTCGCGATCGTGAAGGCGCTGGCGTCGTTCCGGCCGGACACGGCCAAGCTGAGGGCCGGCGTCGCCAGGGACGGCGTGGTGGTGCCGGAATTGGTTGGGCAAGTCAAAGCTGCAGTCGGCGCTCCGCACGACGCATATGTGCATTTCGGCGCCACCAGCCAGGATGTCGTCGACACCTCGCTGATGCTGCGCCTGCGGCAGGCCGTCGACCATATCGGCCTGCTGCTTGGCGAGAATGTTGTGCGCCTCACCGGCCTCGAGCTCGAGTTCGGAGAACGTCAGTTCATGGCGACGACGCGCATGCAGCCGGCGATCCCGATCACGGTGACCAATCGGACTGCTTCCTGGAGGGCGCCGCTCGAGCGTCACCAGCAGCGCCTTGCCGAAATATCCGGCGGTCTGCTGGCGCTGCAGTTCGGCGGCGCCGCCGGCACGCTGGAAAAACTCGGCGACAAGGCCACGGCCGTTCGCGCCGCGCTTGCCGCGAAGCTCGGTCTTGCCGATACGCCGCAATGGCACAGCCAGCGCGACGCGCTCGCCGAGTTCGCATCCTGGCTTTCGCTCGTTACCGGCAGCCTCGGCAAATTCGGGCAGGATGTCGCGCTGATGGCGGAGGTTGGCTCCGACATCAAGCTTTCCGGCGGGGGTGGCTCATCGGCCATGCCGCACAAGCAGAATCCGGTGAAGGCGGAAGCGCTGGTGGCGCTGGCGCGCTTCAATGCCGTTCAGCTCTCCGGCATGCATCAGGCGCTGGTGCATGAGCAGGAGCGCTCGGGTGCGGCCTGGACACTGGAGTGGCTGATCCTGCCGCAAATGGTGGTGGCGACCGCCGCCGCGCTCAGGCTCGCAGCCGAGCTGACCGCGCAGATCGAGAGCCTGGGTCACTGA
- the pobA gene encoding 4-hydroxybenzoate 3-monooxygenase encodes MRTQVVIVGSGPSGLLLGQLLATVGVETIILERSSREHVLGRVRAGVLEQGTVDLLGEAGAADRLHAQGLPHEGISLAFDGRAHRIDMSALTGGKHVTVYGQTEVTLDLMQKREASGLQTVFETSNVALHHFDGTSAFVTYEKDGATHRIDCDFIAGCDGYHGVSRRSVPDGALKTFERQYPFGWLGVLAEVPPADRELVYANHERGFALCSMRSPQRSRYYVQVPAGERVEDWSDDRFWDELRSRLPAQIAAAVTTGPSFEKSIAPLRSFVAEPMRFGKLFLVGDAAHIVPPTGAKGLNLAASDVGYLFAGLREFYRERSEAGLDAYSAKALARVWKAVRFSWWMTTILHRFPETGEFGQRIQEAELDYLVHSRAASTALAENYVGLPY; translated from the coding sequence ATGCGCACGCAGGTGGTCATCGTTGGCTCCGGGCCGTCCGGCCTGCTGCTCGGCCAGTTGCTCGCCACCGTTGGTGTCGAGACGATCATCCTCGAGCGATCCAGCCGCGAGCATGTGCTCGGACGTGTGCGCGCCGGCGTGCTCGAACAGGGCACGGTCGACCTGCTCGGCGAGGCGGGCGCCGCGGACAGGCTGCATGCCCAGGGCCTGCCGCATGAAGGCATCTCGCTCGCCTTCGACGGCCGCGCGCATCGCATCGACATGAGCGCGCTCACCGGCGGCAAGCATGTCACCGTCTATGGCCAGACCGAGGTGACGCTCGATCTGATGCAGAAGCGCGAAGCGTCGGGGCTCCAGACCGTGTTCGAAACGTCGAATGTCGCGCTGCATCATTTCGATGGCACGTCGGCCTTCGTCACCTACGAGAAGGATGGCGCGACGCATCGCATCGATTGCGACTTCATTGCCGGGTGCGACGGCTATCACGGTGTCAGCCGCAGGTCAGTGCCGGACGGCGCGCTGAAGACGTTCGAGCGCCAGTATCCGTTCGGTTGGCTGGGCGTGCTGGCCGAGGTGCCGCCGGCCGATCGCGAACTGGTCTATGCCAATCACGAGCGAGGGTTCGCGCTCTGCTCGATGCGGTCGCCGCAGCGCAGCCGCTACTATGTGCAAGTTCCCGCCGGTGAGCGCGTCGAGGACTGGTCGGACGACCGCTTCTGGGATGAGCTGCGCAGCCGCCTGCCGGCGCAGATTGCGGCCGCGGTCACCACCGGGCCGTCCTTCGAGAAGTCGATCGCGCCGCTGCGTTCCTTCGTCGCCGAGCCGATGCGCTTCGGAAAACTGTTCCTGGTCGGCGATGCTGCGCATATCGTGCCGCCGACCGGCGCGAAGGGCCTGAACCTCGCTGCCAGCGACGTGGGCTATCTGTTTGCCGGGCTTCGTGAATTCTACCGCGAGAGGTCGGAGGCCGGGCTCGACGCCTATTCGGCCAAGGCTTTGGCGCGCGTGTGGAAAGCGGTGCGCTTTTCCTGGTGGATGACGACGATCCTGCATCGCTTCCCCGAGACGGGGGAGTTCGGCCAGCGCATCCAGGAAGCCGAGCTCGATTACCTGGTGCATTCCAGAGCGGCATCGACGGCGCTTGCCGAGAATTACGTCGGGTTGCCTTATTGA
- the pcaF gene encoding 3-oxoadipyl-CoA thiolase, with translation MAEAFICDYIRTPIGRFGGALSSVRADDLGAIPLRALVERNMGLDWAATDDVVYGCANQAGEDNRNVARMALLLAGLPQDIPGSTVNRLCGSGMDAVTIAARAIKAGEAELMVAGGVESMSRAPFVMPKADAAFSRNAEIYDTTIGWRFVNPLMKRQYGVDSMPETGENVAEDFSVSRADQDAFAVRSQDKAVAAQASGRLAKEITPVTIPQRRGDAIVVAKDEHPRAGTTIETLAKLPTPFRQGGTVTAGNASGVNDGAAALIIASEAAAKKYGLTPIARILGGAVAGVAPRIMGIGPAPATKKLCARLGLTPEQFDVFELNEAFASQGIAVLRQLGIAEDAAHVNPNGGAIALGHPLGMSGARITGTAALELSERGGKLALATMCIGVGQGIAIALERV, from the coding sequence ATGGCTGAAGCCTTCATCTGCGATTACATCCGCACGCCCATCGGCCGCTTCGGCGGCGCGTTGTCCTCCGTGCGAGCCGACGATCTCGGCGCCATCCCGTTGCGGGCGCTCGTTGAGCGCAACATGGGTCTCGACTGGGCCGCCACCGACGATGTTGTCTATGGCTGCGCCAACCAGGCCGGCGAGGACAACCGCAATGTCGCGCGCATGGCGCTGCTGCTTGCCGGCTTGCCCCAGGACATTCCCGGTTCGACGGTCAATCGCCTCTGCGGTTCGGGCATGGATGCCGTCACCATCGCCGCGCGCGCCATCAAGGCTGGCGAGGCCGAGCTGATGGTCGCCGGCGGCGTCGAGTCGATGAGCCGAGCCCCCTTCGTCATGCCGAAGGCCGATGCAGCTTTCTCACGCAATGCCGAAATCTACGACACCACCATCGGCTGGCGCTTCGTCAACCCGCTGATGAAGAGGCAATATGGCGTCGATTCCATGCCGGAGACCGGCGAGAACGTCGCCGAGGACTTTTCCGTCTCTCGGGCCGACCAGGACGCTTTCGCCGTGCGCAGCCAGGACAAGGCGGTGGCCGCGCAGGCCAGTGGCCGGCTGGCGAAGGAGATCACGCCGGTGACCATCCCGCAAAGGAGAGGCGATGCAATCGTCGTCGCGAAAGACGAACATCCCCGCGCCGGCACGACCATCGAAACGCTGGCCAAATTGCCGACGCCGTTCCGCCAAGGCGGCACGGTCACCGCCGGCAACGCTTCCGGCGTCAATGACGGCGCGGCCGCCCTCATCATCGCGTCCGAGGCAGCGGCGAAGAAGTATGGGCTGACGCCGATCGCCCGTATCCTCGGCGGTGCCGTCGCCGGTGTGGCGCCGCGCATCATGGGCATCGGACCGGCCCCGGCCACGAAGAAGCTGTGCGCCCGCCTCGGCCTGACGCCCGAACAGTTCGACGTCTTCGAGTTGAACGAGGCCTTCGCCTCCCAAGGCATTGCCGTGCTCCGCCAACTCGGCATCGCCGAGGACGCTGCGCACGTCAACCCGAACGGCGGCGCGATCGCGCTCGGTCATCCGCTCGGCATGTCCGGCGCGCGCATCACCGGGACGGCGGCACTCGAACTCAGCGAGCGCGGCGGCAAGCTGGCCTTGGCCACCATGTGTATCGGCGTCGGCCAGGGTATCGCGATCGCGCTGGAGCGGGTTTGA
- a CDS encoding CoA-transferase subunit beta: MSDADNLGFTPNEMMTIAASRALKSDDVCFVGIGAPSAACNVARLTHAPDITLIYESGTIGTAPDVLPLSIGDGELCETAVTTVAVPEMFRYWLQGGRISIGFLGAAQLDKFGNINTTVIGDYAHPKTRLPGGGGAPEIATSSKQVYITMAQSKRGMVEKIDFFTSFGHGEGGDHRKRLGIDTAGPTLLITDLAIWRPDPVTKEFTVVSLHPGISREQVQETCGWTVKFAEALDETPAPTELELKTLRDLQARTKAAHQGTAKGKAA; the protein is encoded by the coding sequence ATGAGCGACGCTGACAATCTGGGTTTCACCCCCAACGAGATGATGACGATCGCCGCCAGCCGCGCCTTGAAAAGTGACGATGTCTGCTTCGTAGGCATTGGCGCGCCGTCGGCCGCCTGCAACGTCGCGCGGCTGACCCATGCGCCCGACATCACGCTGATCTATGAGAGCGGCACCATCGGCACCGCGCCCGACGTGCTGCCGCTGTCGATCGGCGACGGCGAATTGTGCGAGACGGCGGTCACCACCGTCGCGGTGCCGGAGATGTTCCGCTACTGGCTGCAGGGCGGCCGCATCTCGATCGGCTTCCTCGGCGCCGCCCAGCTCGACAAATTCGGCAACATCAACACAACTGTCATCGGCGACTATGCGCATCCCAAGACCCGCCTGCCCGGCGGCGGCGGCGCGCCGGAGATCGCCACCTCGTCAAAGCAAGTCTACATCACCATGGCGCAGTCGAAGCGCGGCATGGTCGAGAAGATCGACTTCTTCACCTCCTTCGGCCATGGCGAAGGCGGCGACCACCGCAAGCGCCTCGGCATCGACACCGCCGGCCCGACGCTTCTGATCACCGACCTCGCCATCTGGAGGCCGGACCCGGTGACGAAGGAGTTCACCGTCGTCTCGTTGCATCCGGGCATCAGCCGCGAGCAGGTGCAGGAAACTTGTGGCTGGACGGTCAAGTTCGCGGAGGCCCTTGACGAGACGCCGGCGCCGACGGAACTCGAGCTGAAGACATTGCGCGACCTGCAGGCCCGCACCAAGGCGGCGCATCAAGGGACCGCCAAAGGGAAAGCTGCTTAA
- a CDS encoding CoA transferase subunit A → MVKFLPLKEAVADNLHDGDTVAFEGFTHLIPTAAAHEAIRQGFRDLTLIRMTPDLIYDQMIGMGMARKIVFSYVGNPGVGLLRRARDAIENGFPRAIEVEEHSHAGMANAYEAGAAGLPCAVFRGYRGAGLASVNPNIRSVTCPFTGEALAAVPAIRPDVTFIHAQKADRKGNVLVEGIIGIQKEAVLAAKRAVVTVEEMVDNFDDLHPNLTVLPSWTIAAISVVPGGSHPSYTHGYYERDNAAYLEWDEIAADRDRFQAWMQKNVIESSADDFAGRVEHLRKAA, encoded by the coding sequence ATGGTCAAGTTCCTGCCGCTGAAAGAGGCGGTCGCGGATAACCTGCACGACGGCGACACCGTCGCCTTCGAGGGCTTCACCCATCTGATCCCCACCGCCGCCGCGCATGAAGCGATCCGCCAGGGCTTTCGCGACCTGACGCTGATCCGCATGACGCCCGACCTGATCTATGACCAGATGATCGGCATGGGCATGGCGAGGAAGATCGTCTTTTCCTATGTCGGCAATCCCGGCGTCGGCCTGTTGCGACGCGCCCGCGATGCCATCGAGAACGGCTTTCCGCGCGCCATCGAAGTCGAGGAGCACAGCCATGCCGGCATGGCCAACGCCTATGAGGCGGGCGCCGCCGGCCTGCCCTGCGCGGTGTTCCGCGGCTATCGCGGCGCCGGCCTCGCTTCGGTCAACCCCAACATTAGATCGGTCACCTGCCCCTTCACCGGGGAGGCGCTGGCCGCCGTCCCGGCGATAAGGCCGGACGTCACCTTCATCCATGCGCAAAAGGCGGACCGCAAGGGCAATGTGCTGGTCGAAGGTATCATCGGCATCCAGAAGGAGGCGGTCCTAGCGGCCAAGCGCGCGGTCGTGACGGTCGAGGAAATGGTCGACAATTTCGATGACCTGCATCCCAACCTCACCGTGCTGCCAAGCTGGACGATCGCGGCGATTTCCGTTGTGCCGGGCGGCTCGCATCCCTCCTACACGCATGGCTATTACGAGCGCGACAACGCCGCCTATCTCGAATGGGACGAGATCGCCGCCGACCGCGACCGCTTCCAGGCGTGGATGCAGAAGAACGTTATCGAGAGCAGCGCCGACGACTTTGCCGGCCGCGTCGAGCATCTGAGGAAAGCCGCATGA
- a CDS encoding IclR family transcriptional regulator C-terminal domain-containing protein: protein MEEESISRDHVGSLERGLAVMEILARHPAGMTLTEMAEEADLTRAGARRFLLTLVATGYATQSGRLFSLSPRLLTVARTWLGGASLWTFAAPVMREVAGKFGEACNAAVLSGEDVVYVARIPGRRILSVALDVGTRLPAYCTSMGRVLLSGLPADELKAFLADATIERRTPKTITGRAALGKAIDRARVDGFAIVDEELELGLRSIAVPIVDRAGRTVAAINVSTQSARFSVEAMERDILPVLRTAKQRVEEFFFV, encoded by the coding sequence GTGGAAGAGGAATCCATTTCACGCGACCATGTCGGCTCGCTGGAACGCGGCTTGGCGGTGATGGAAATCCTCGCGCGCCATCCGGCCGGCATGACGCTGACGGAGATGGCCGAGGAGGCGGATCTCACCCGCGCGGGGGCCCGCCGCTTCCTGCTGACATTGGTCGCGACGGGCTATGCGACCCAGTCCGGCCGGCTGTTCTCGCTGTCGCCGCGTCTCTTGACCGTCGCGCGGACCTGGCTCGGCGGCGCATCGCTCTGGACCTTCGCGGCGCCGGTCATGCGCGAGGTAGCGGGGAAATTCGGCGAGGCCTGCAACGCGGCAGTGCTGTCGGGCGAGGACGTCGTCTATGTCGCGCGCATCCCCGGACGGCGAATCCTGAGCGTCGCGCTCGATGTCGGCACGAGGTTGCCGGCCTATTGTACGTCGATGGGGCGCGTGCTGCTTTCCGGCCTGCCGGCGGATGAGTTGAAGGCCTTCCTCGCTGACGCGACCATCGAACGGCGCACGCCGAAGACGATCACCGGCCGCGCCGCGCTCGGCAAGGCCATTGACAGAGCGAGGGTCGATGGCTTCGCCATCGTCGACGAGGAGCTGGAGCTCGGCCTGCGCTCGATCGCTGTTCCGATCGTCGACCGCGCCGGCCGCACCGTGGCCGCCATCAATGTCTCGACGCAGTCGGCGCGTTTCTCGGTCGAGGCGATGGAGCGCGACATCTTGCCGGTGTTGCGGACGGCCAAGCAGCGGGTGGAGGAGTTCTTCTTCGTTTGA
- a CDS encoding helix-turn-helix transcriptional regulator, which translates to MPILRQWNDLAELMPTVEEARRDVVTVGVEMVTEGLELDHHSHRKSELLLGLSGVFRCEVEGGIWIVPPQCALWVPGGMVHRIAASGNIDSYAAFVQPAAGAKLPTTCCTITVSPLLRELIVRSAQFPADHEADGVESGVAALLLHEVSTAPLGNLHLPMPTDPRLRSIFQDMITDPADRGTLESWAKRSGLSVRSLERVIAAETGMSFGRWRQQLSIILSVQWLASGASVKQVAGDLGYENVSSFVTMFRKALGVSPARYMAERSSRH; encoded by the coding sequence TTGCCGATCCTGCGTCAATGGAATGACTTGGCTGAGCTCATGCCCACGGTCGAAGAGGCGCGCCGAGACGTCGTCACGGTCGGCGTCGAGATGGTCACCGAGGGCTTAGAGCTGGACCATCACTCCCACCGGAAGTCGGAGCTGCTCTTGGGACTCTCTGGCGTCTTTCGTTGTGAAGTCGAGGGCGGCATCTGGATCGTGCCCCCGCAGTGCGCGCTTTGGGTTCCGGGCGGGATGGTGCATCGGATCGCAGCCTCCGGGAACATCGACAGCTATGCGGCCTTCGTCCAGCCGGCGGCAGGCGCGAAGCTGCCCACGACGTGCTGCACGATTACCGTCAGTCCGCTGTTGCGCGAGCTAATTGTCCGAAGCGCGCAGTTCCCAGCAGATCATGAGGCGGACGGAGTAGAATCGGGAGTTGCGGCCTTGCTGCTGCATGAGGTTTCGACAGCGCCGCTCGGCAACCTTCACCTGCCAATGCCAACCGATCCTCGGCTTCGTTCGATCTTCCAGGACATGATAACGGATCCAGCTGACCGCGGAACTCTCGAATCGTGGGCAAAACGTTCTGGACTCAGTGTTCGCTCGCTCGAGCGCGTAATCGCCGCCGAGACCGGCATGAGCTTCGGTCGTTGGCGACAGCAGTTGAGCATTATCCTCTCGGTGCAGTGGTTGGCGAGCGGCGCGTCGGTGAAACAGGTTGCTGGCGACCTTGGGTACGAGAACGTCAGCAGCTTTGTCACAATGTTTCGAAAGGCGCTCGGCGTCTCGCCAGCCCGTTATATGGCGGAACGCTCAAGCAGACATTGA
- a CDS encoding 4-hydroxybenzoate 3-monooxygenase — protein MTSTSEETTVIIVGAGVSGLTLASFLRTSGVACVVLERIDRARVEVRQRAGVVDARAVRMFEQWGLADKLLAGPLAQTIDYRVNGVGRIFETIEDDGSPGRFCTQQMLVNNLLRELIDVMAGDIRFSVTDVSIQNDEDRRPRVSYSDAAGAHEFVCDYIIGCDAEHGVSRASIPDGVLTKYSHDFGYAWLAALVEAPVTGHPIMGVSDHGFVAQLPRGPHRSRYYLQCALSDGPADWPDTRIWDEIRLRLCDNTIENAVVHDKDFVPMRSVVYAPMQYRNLFLVGDAAHLLPPTGAKGMNLALYDVDVLAQALVRAARDHDRAALDAYSSTVLPHIWKYQEFSAWMTDTMHDAGDPTQNGTFRQMAARACLDNLFDSPTAARLHSEYQRGLN, from the coding sequence ATGACTTCAACTTCCGAAGAGACCACAGTTATCATTGTTGGAGCCGGTGTGTCCGGTCTGACGTTGGCGTCCTTCCTGCGGACCTCCGGCGTGGCCTGCGTTGTCCTGGAGCGGATCGATCGGGCCCGCGTCGAAGTCCGGCAGCGTGCCGGCGTCGTTGATGCACGCGCCGTGCGCATGTTCGAGCAATGGGGATTAGCGGACAAGCTCCTCGCCGGCCCGCTTGCCCAGACCATTGATTATCGCGTCAACGGCGTTGGTCGCATTTTCGAGACCATCGAAGACGACGGCAGCCCGGGTCGATTCTGCACCCAGCAAATGCTCGTCAATAACCTGTTGCGCGAACTGATCGATGTCATGGCGGGTGACATCCGCTTCAGCGTCACCGACGTGTCGATCCAAAATGACGAGGACCGGCGTCCACGGGTCAGCTATTCAGATGCCGCGGGCGCTCACGAGTTCGTCTGCGATTACATCATTGGGTGCGACGCCGAGCACGGTGTCAGCCGGGCATCGATCCCAGATGGTGTCTTGACGAAGTACAGCCATGACTTCGGTTATGCGTGGTTGGCGGCGCTCGTTGAGGCGCCTGTTACCGGCCATCCGATCATGGGCGTCAGCGACCACGGCTTTGTCGCGCAGCTTCCTCGCGGCCCCCACCGGAGCCGGTATTACCTGCAATGCGCGCTTAGCGATGGTCCGGCAGACTGGCCGGATACGCGGATCTGGGATGAAATCCGGCTGCGTCTCTGCGACAACACGATCGAAAATGCCGTGGTCCATGACAAGGACTTCGTACCTATGCGATCGGTGGTCTATGCGCCGATGCAATATCGGAATCTTTTCCTCGTCGGCGATGCCGCCCACCTCTTGCCGCCCACGGGCGCCAAGGGAATGAATCTGGCTCTATACGATGTGGATGTGCTCGCCCAGGCGCTGGTGCGTGCGGCGCGCGATCACGACAGAGCGGCGCTGGACGCCTACTCAAGCACGGTCCTGCCGCACATCTGGAAGTACCAGGAGTTCAGTGCCTGGATGACCGATACGATGCATGACGCTGGCGATCCAACGCAAAACGGTACGTTTCGCCAGATGGCCGCACGCGCTTGTCTCGATAACTTGTTCGACTCCCCGACCGCAGCTCGTTTGCACAGCGAATACCAGCGGGGGCTGAATTAA